From the genome of Dickeya aquatica, one region includes:
- the aroC gene encoding chorismate synthase — protein sequence MAGNSIGQFFRVTTFGESHGVALGCVVDGVPPGIALTEADLQHDLDRRRPGTSRYTTQRREPDQVRILSGVFEGVTTGTSIGLLIENTDQRSQDYSAIKDLFRPGHADYTYEQKYGLRDYRGGGRSSARETAMRVAAGAIAKKYLQQRHGVQIRGYLSQMGDVVCTLKDWAQVEQNPFFCPDPEKIDALDELMRALKKEGDSVGARVTVVADAVPPGLGEPVFDRLDADIAHALMSINAVKGVEIGDGFAVVNKRGSENRDEITPQGFLSNHAGGILGGISSGQSIVAHLALKPTSSITVPGRTITRDGDATEMITRGRHDPCVGIRAVPIAEAMMAIVLMDHLLRQRAQCGDVNSSVPRW from the coding sequence ATGGCAGGAAACAGTATTGGTCAGTTTTTCCGTGTCACCACTTTTGGTGAATCCCACGGTGTTGCGCTGGGATGTGTGGTAGATGGTGTACCGCCGGGCATAGCCCTGACTGAAGCCGATTTGCAGCACGATTTAGACCGTCGCCGTCCAGGCACCTCGCGCTACACGACGCAGCGCCGTGAACCGGATCAGGTGCGGATCCTGTCTGGCGTGTTTGAAGGGGTGACAACCGGTACCAGTATCGGCCTGCTGATTGAAAATACCGATCAGCGCTCTCAGGATTACAGCGCGATTAAAGACCTGTTTCGCCCGGGTCATGCCGACTATACCTATGAGCAAAAATATGGCTTGCGCGATTACCGTGGCGGCGGGCGTTCTTCCGCCCGTGAAACCGCGATGCGAGTGGCGGCCGGTGCCATTGCCAAAAAGTACCTGCAACAGCGGCATGGCGTGCAAATTCGCGGTTATCTGTCGCAGATGGGGGATGTCGTTTGTACCCTGAAAGACTGGGCTCAGGTTGAGCAGAACCCGTTTTTTTGCCCTGACCCGGAGAAAATCGACGCGCTGGATGAACTGATGCGGGCGTTGAAAAAAGAGGGGGATTCTGTCGGTGCCAGGGTTACTGTTGTGGCTGATGCCGTGCCACCGGGGCTGGGTGAGCCGGTATTTGACCGTCTCGATGCCGATATTGCCCATGCGCTGATGAGTATCAACGCGGTGAAAGGGGTTGAAATTGGCGATGGGTTCGCGGTGGTCAATAAGCGCGGCAGTGAAAACCGCGATGAAATTACCCCGCAAGGCTTTTTGAGCAACCATGCGGGCGGCATTTTAGGCGGCATCAGCAGCGGTCAGTCGATTGTGGCGCATCTGGCGCTCAAACCGACCTCCAGCATTACCGTGCCGGGGCGCACCATTACTCGAGATGGCGACGCGACAGAGATGATAACGCGTGGTCGTCACGACCCCTGTGTCGGGATTCGTGCGGTGCCGATAGCGGAAGCGATGATGGCCATCGTGTTGATGGATCATTTGCTGCGCCAGCGGGCACAGTGCGGGGATGTAAACTCATCGGTGCCGCGTTGGTAA
- a CDS encoding elongation factor P hydroxylase: protein MTTLTKDSVVQTTTPHHYEQLITLFNHCFSGAYNTRLVKGDDEPIYLPADAGTPYHRIVFAHGFYASAMHEISHWCIAGDARRQQVDFGYWYCPDGRDAQTQSQFEVVEIKPQALEWMFCVAAGFPFNVSCDNLEGDVEPDRIDFQRRVHAQVIIYLQQGVPERPARFIKALQDFYHTAPQTAADFPYPEDL, encoded by the coding sequence ATGACAACCTTGACGAAAGATTCCGTGGTGCAAACCACAACACCGCACCATTACGAACAACTGATCACGCTGTTTAACCACTGTTTTAGCGGCGCTTATAACACCCGGCTGGTAAAAGGCGATGATGAGCCGATTTATCTGCCGGCGGATGCCGGGACGCCCTATCACCGCATTGTGTTTGCCCACGGGTTTTACGCCAGCGCAATGCACGAAATTTCACACTGGTGTATTGCGGGTGACGCGCGGCGTCAACAGGTGGATTTCGGCTACTGGTACTGCCCCGATGGCCGTGATGCACAAACGCAGTCTCAGTTTGAAGTGGTGGAGATAAAACCGCAGGCGCTGGAGTGGATGTTCTGTGTTGCGGCGGGGTTTCCTTTTAATGTCAGTTGCGACAACCTTGAGGGGGATGTCGAGCCCGACCGCATCGATTTTCAGCGCCGGGTTCATGCGCAGGTGATTATCTATCTGCAACAGGGCGTGCCTGAGCGCCCGGCGCGTTTCATCAAGGCGTTGCAGGATTTCTATCACACCGCGCCGCAGACGGCAGCAGATTTTCCTTACCCCGAAGACCTGTGA
- the prmB gene encoding 50S ribosomal protein L3 N(5)-glutamine methyltransferase — MDKIFVDEAVNDLHTMQDMLRWAVSRFNAAGIYYGHGTDNPWDEALQLVLPSLFLPIDIPEDMYGARLTASERHRIVERVIRRVNERIPVAYLTNKAWFCGLEFYVDERVLVPRSPIGELIHQRFESLIAIEPRHILDLCTGSGCIAIACAQAFPEAEVDAVDISADALAVTEQNIQQHGMEYNVTPIRSDLFSSLPALHYDLIVTNPPYVDEEDMADLPQEYRFEPELGLAAGSDGLKLVRRILAYAPDYLSDDGVLICEVGNSMVHLMDQYPDIPFTWLEFDNGGDGVFMLTRSQLLECAEHFRLYRN, encoded by the coding sequence TTGGACAAAATTTTCGTCGATGAGGCAGTCAACGATCTGCACACCATGCAGGATATGCTGCGCTGGGCTGTAAGCCGTTTTAACGCGGCCGGTATTTACTACGGACATGGCACCGACAACCCCTGGGATGAAGCGTTGCAACTGGTGTTACCCAGTTTGTTTTTACCTATTGATATTCCAGAGGATATGTACGGTGCCCGGCTCACTGCCAGCGAGCGGCATCGTATTGTCGAGCGGGTGATTCGCCGTGTGAATGAGCGTATTCCGGTCGCCTATCTGACGAATAAAGCCTGGTTCTGCGGACTGGAATTCTACGTGGATGAGCGGGTGCTGGTGCCGCGCTCACCGATTGGTGAGCTGATTCATCAGCGCTTTGAGTCGCTGATAGCGATTGAGCCTCGCCATATTCTCGATTTGTGCACCGGTAGCGGTTGTATTGCGATTGCCTGTGCTCAGGCTTTTCCCGAAGCGGAAGTGGATGCTGTTGATATCTCAGCGGATGCGCTGGCGGTAACCGAGCAGAACATCCAGCAGCATGGCATGGAATATAACGTGACACCGATCCGTTCTGATCTGTTCAGCTCACTGCCTGCATTGCATTATGACCTGATTGTTACCAATCCGCCGTATGTGGATGAAGAAGACATGGCCGATTTGCCGCAAGAGTACCGCTTTGAGCCGGAGCTTGGGCTGGCGGCAGGCAGCGATGGGCTGAAACTGGTGCGCCGTATTCTGGCTTATGCACCGGATTACCTGAGTGATGACGGCGTGCTGATTTGCGAAGTGGGCAACAGCATGGTGCACCTGATGGATCAGTACCCGGATATTCCGTTTACCTGGCTTGAATTTGATAACGGTGGCGACGGGGTATTTATGCTGACTCGCAGCCAACTGCTGGAGTGTGCCGAGCACTTCCGCTTGTACCGTAATTAA
- the smrB gene encoding endonuclease SmrB: MKKKFMLDEEAQALFRTSVSGASRLRQDTYVHRPVRHKAGTLPPRRMLQEQVDASFYFSDEFQPQLESDGPMRYMRPGANHYELKKLRRGDYSPELFLDLHGLTQLEAKQELGALLAACQREHVYCACVMHGHGKHILKQQTPLWLAQHPDVLAFHQAPKEFGGDAALLVLVAQAQDDEAD, encoded by the coding sequence ATGAAAAAGAAATTTATGCTGGATGAGGAGGCTCAGGCGCTGTTTCGCACCTCGGTATCGGGAGCCAGCCGACTACGTCAGGATACTTACGTCCATCGCCCGGTGCGCCATAAAGCCGGGACACTACCGCCCCGGCGCATGCTTCAGGAGCAGGTGGATGCCAGTTTCTATTTTTCTGACGAATTTCAGCCGCAACTGGAGAGCGATGGCCCGATGCGCTATATGCGCCCCGGTGCCAACCATTATGAACTCAAGAAACTGCGCCGGGGCGATTACTCACCCGAGCTTTTTCTCGATTTGCATGGGTTAACACAACTGGAAGCAAAACAGGAACTGGGCGCGCTGCTGGCTGCCTGTCAGCGGGAGCATGTTTACTGTGCCTGCGTGATGCATGGTCATGGCAAGCACATACTTAAACAGCAAACTCCGTTGTGGCTGGCACAACATCCTGATGTATTGGCGTTTCATCAGGCACCCAAAGAGTTTGGTGGCGATGCCGCCTTGCTGGTATTGGTTGCACAAGCACAAGACGATGAGGCCGACTGA
- a CDS encoding sulfite exporter TauE/SafE family protein, which translates to MEWFVVGSDVLALLFLASVIAGFVDSIAGGGGLLSIPVLLAAGLSPAQVLATNKLQAVGGSFSASLYFIRRRAVDMDVLRLAVPLTFIGAVFGAWLIQQIHADFLRKLLPVLVIGIGLYFLLMPKIGEGDRHARVGMLTFSVLGGACVGFYDGFFGPGAGSFYALAYVTLLGFNLSKATAHAKVLNFTSNFGSLLFFMLGGQVVWGVGLVMLIGQIIGARLGARMVLTRGQKLIRPMLVIMSALMSIKLIHDNHGSEIARWLGQLF; encoded by the coding sequence ATGGAATGGTTTGTTGTCGGGTCAGATGTTCTGGCCCTGTTGTTTCTCGCCAGCGTGATTGCCGGTTTTGTTGATTCGATTGCTGGCGGCGGCGGTTTGTTGTCGATTCCCGTATTGCTGGCCGCCGGGTTATCACCGGCACAGGTGCTGGCGACCAATAAACTACAGGCGGTGGGCGGTTCGTTTTCTGCCAGCCTCTATTTTATTCGTCGCCGTGCCGTAGATATGGACGTGTTGCGACTGGCGGTGCCGCTGACCTTTATCGGTGCCGTATTCGGTGCCTGGCTGATTCAGCAAATCCATGCCGATTTTTTGCGTAAACTGCTGCCCGTGCTGGTGATTGGGATCGGACTCTATTTTTTGCTGATGCCAAAAATTGGTGAAGGCGATCGCCACGCGCGGGTCGGGATGTTGACGTTCTCTGTGCTGGGCGGAGCGTGCGTTGGCTTTTATGACGGTTTCTTCGGGCCGGGTGCCGGTTCATTCTACGCGCTGGCGTATGTCACGCTGCTGGGTTTTAACCTGTCAAAAGCGACCGCTCACGCCAAAGTGCTCAACTTTACCTCGAACTTCGGCAGTCTGTTATTCTTCATGCTGGGCGGGCAGGTGGTTTGGGGCGTGGGGCTGGTGATGCTGATCGGGCAGATTATTGGTGCCCGGCTGGGAGCCAGGATGGTGCTGACACGCGGCCAAAAACTGATTCGCCCGATGCTGGTTATCATGTCCGCCCTGATGAGTATTAAATTGATCCACGATAATCACGGCAGCGAGATTGCCCGCTGGCTGGGACAGCTATTCTGA
- the mepA gene encoding penicillin-insensitive murein endopeptidase, whose amino-acid sequence MKIHWIGMAAWLLSSVALAKTPWQEITHPVAGSPQSIGAFANGCIIGAQPLALQSPDYQVMRVDQRRYFGHPDLLLFIKRLSENVRRSTGGTVLIGDMGMPAGGRFSSGHASHQSGLDVDIWLQLPRQRWSQQQLLEPQPLDLVLADGKNVNPRLWSPDVMKLVKTAAQDNDVTRIFVNPAIKKQLCLDAGSDRNWLHKVRPWFAHRAHMHVRLRCPADSLECQEQDAPPAGDGCGAELNSWFQPHKPGAQAPAKTTPPPLPPSCQALLNRHFSAE is encoded by the coding sequence ATGAAAATACACTGGATTGGGATGGCCGCCTGGCTATTGAGCAGCGTGGCGCTGGCGAAAACACCGTGGCAGGAGATAACGCACCCGGTGGCCGGTTCGCCACAGTCGATAGGGGCATTTGCCAATGGCTGCATTATTGGCGCACAGCCGCTGGCGTTGCAGTCACCGGATTATCAGGTGATGCGCGTCGATCAACGGCGCTATTTTGGTCACCCGGATTTGCTTTTATTCATCAAACGCTTAAGTGAAAATGTGCGCCGTAGTACCGGTGGAACGGTATTGATTGGGGATATGGGCATGCCTGCGGGCGGGCGTTTTAGCAGCGGCCATGCCAGCCATCAATCGGGACTGGATGTGGATATCTGGCTGCAATTGCCGCGTCAGCGCTGGAGTCAGCAGCAACTGCTGGAGCCGCAACCGCTCGATTTGGTACTGGCGGATGGTAAAAATGTTAACCCGCGCCTGTGGTCGCCCGATGTGATGAAACTGGTGAAGACGGCGGCGCAGGATAATGACGTAACGCGCATTTTTGTTAACCCTGCTATTAAGAAGCAACTGTGTCTGGATGCCGGCAGCGATCGTAACTGGTTACACAAGGTGCGCCCCTGGTTTGCGCACCGCGCGCACATGCATGTTCGGCTGCGTTGCCCGGCAGATAGTCTTGAGTGTCAGGAGCAAGACGCACCACCGGCCGGAGATGGCTGCGGCGCAGAATTAAACAGTTGGTTCCAGCCGCATAAACCGGGTGCGCAGGCACCGGCTAAAACCACGCCGCCACCACTGCCTCCATCATGTCAGGCGTTACTTAACAGACACTTCAGCGCGGAATAA
- a CDS encoding YfcL family protein, with protein sequence MIADFEARILTLIDNMVEHASDDELFASGYLRGHLTLAVAQVEAHGEQTAQALYDRVQESVRQAIDNGELSPPDQVLVTQVWDSLYQQAQP encoded by the coding sequence ATGATCGCAGATTTTGAGGCGCGTATCCTGACGCTGATTGACAACATGGTCGAGCACGCCAGCGATGATGAGCTGTTTGCCAGCGGCTACCTGCGCGGCCACCTGACGCTTGCCGTCGCACAAGTCGAAGCGCACGGCGAGCAGACGGCGCAGGCACTCTATGACCGGGTGCAGGAGAGCGTGCGTCAGGCCATCGACAACGGCGAACTGTCACCGCCGGATCAAGTGCTGGTCACGCAGGTGTGGGATTCGCTATACCAGCAGGCACAGCCGTAA
- a CDS encoding LysR family transcriptional regulator: MSIARLRTFIEVYRQRSISGAARTLNLTQPAVSQHIAGLEMSIGRPLFERQTRGVTPTSVADELAADIGDRLDEAENALASAKARSLELAGALQIIGHADFLAEVVAKQLLPLLEVGVRVRMQTGDYDAIAQGLIEGYCDLGISAAPSQDKRLKSELMLTDEIMAVAAPSVVTRLINTPDMLTAMQTEPVLAYSLTMPLIDNWFSTNRVQAPTLLPAMVGQDLRALCSLLREGFGWSALPAYLCTPYIERGELREIPAPVARASRSYYLLWQPSALRQPRVAHARQALLFRLRKQASLPAP; the protein is encoded by the coding sequence ATGTCTATTGCCAGACTGAGAACCTTTATTGAGGTATACCGCCAGCGCTCTATCAGCGGCGCTGCGCGAACGCTAAACCTGACCCAACCGGCGGTATCGCAGCACATAGCCGGTCTGGAGATGTCAATTGGCCGTCCGTTGTTTGAGCGCCAAACGCGCGGTGTCACGCCGACCTCGGTGGCCGATGAACTGGCGGCGGATATCGGCGACAGGCTGGATGAAGCGGAAAATGCCCTGGCGTCGGCAAAAGCCCGTTCACTGGAGCTGGCTGGTGCGCTGCAAATCATCGGGCATGCCGATTTTCTTGCCGAAGTGGTGGCCAAACAGTTACTGCCGCTGCTGGAGGTGGGCGTACGTGTCAGGATGCAAACCGGTGATTACGACGCCATCGCCCAGGGCCTGATTGAAGGATATTGCGATCTGGGGATTTCGGCTGCGCCTTCGCAAGATAAACGCCTGAAAAGCGAGTTGATGCTCACCGACGAAATCATGGCTGTTGCCGCCCCTTCGGTCGTCACCCGGCTCATCAACACCCCCGATATGCTGACTGCGATGCAAACCGAACCGGTTCTGGCCTACAGCCTGACAATGCCGCTGATTGATAACTGGTTTAGCACCAACCGCGTTCAGGCCCCCACGCTACTCCCGGCGATGGTCGGTCAGGATTTACGCGCGCTATGCAGCCTGTTACGCGAAGGGTTTGGCTGGAGTGCGCTGCCGGCCTATCTCTGCACGCCTTACATTGAACGGGGGGAATTGCGTGAGATCCCGGCACCTGTTGCGCGCGCCAGTCGCAGTTATTACCTGCTCTGGCAACCCAGTGCGTTACGCCAGCCTCGCGTCGCCCATGCCCGCCAGGCATTGTTGTTCCGGTTGCGTAAACAGGCCTCGTTACCCGCGCCATAA